In Streptococcus parapneumoniae, the genomic stretch TAAGATGGCTTGTATCTTAGCAATTGAACACGGACTACCTGCCTCTTGAAAAAAGATGCCTGTCTTGCCTTTCGTGGAAAGTCAGCGCCATTCCCTATTTTTCATGGGCAGCTAACGTCCTTTGTATCTTAGACAGGAGTAGAGATGAGTATTCGAGTAATTATTGCCGGTTTTAAGGGAAAGATGGGCCAAGCTGCTTGTCAGATGGTCTTGGCTGATCCAGACTTGGACTTGGTAGCAGTTTTGGATCCTTTTGAGTCTGAGTCAGAATGGCAGGGTATTCCTGTTTTCAAGGATAAGGCTGATTTAGCAGGCTTTGAAGCGGATGTCTGGGTAGACTTTACTACACCAGCCGTTGCCTATGAAAATACACGCTTTGCTCTTGAAAATGGCTTTGCTCCAGTAGTTGGAACAACAGGTTTCACAAGTGAAGAAATTGCAGAGCTAAAAGCATTTTCTCGTGAACAAAATTTGGGTGGTTTGATCGCTCCAAATTTTGCCTTGGGTGCTGTTTTACTCATGCAATTTGCAAGGCAGGCTGCTAAATATTTCCCAAATGTGGAGATTATTGAGCTCCATCATGACAAGAAAAAGGATGCTCCGAGTGGAACAGCTATTAAAACAGCTGAGTTGATGGCAGAAGTTCGAGAGTCTATTCAGCAAGGTGCGCCTGATGAGGAAGAATTGATTGCAGGTGCCCGTGGTGCTGACTTTGATGGTATGCGTATTCACTCAGTTCGTTTACCAGGCTTGGTAGCCCATCAGGAAGTCATCTTTGGCAATCAAGGAGAAGGATTGACCCTTCGTCATGACTCCTATGATCGCATCTCCTTC encodes the following:
- the dapB gene encoding 4-hydroxy-tetrahydrodipicolinate reductase, with translation MSIRVIIAGFKGKMGQAACQMVLADPDLDLVAVLDPFESESEWQGIPVFKDKADLAGFEADVWVDFTTPAVAYENTRFALENGFAPVVGTTGFTSEEIAELKAFSREQNLGGLIAPNFALGAVLLMQFARQAAKYFPNVEIIELHHDKKKDAPSGTAIKTAELMAEVRESIQQGAPDEEELIAGARGADFDGMRIHSVRLPGLVAHQEVIFGNQGEGLTLRHDSYDRISFMTGVNLGIKEVVKRHELVYGLEHLL